From a single Coriobacteriaceae bacterium genomic region:
- a CDS encoding type II secretion system F family protein — MAGFSVATACGAEPRVPQVPPAELARQALETVAERLPRELVENDLLKKIARSWTSLAPAHRLGLVIEDASGRLAFLLLSSGVCCVLLTMVSLSPLGFALGLVAPIAAGAARDGFESRREQHDAEEAMPEAFTALSMSLASGHSLAQGMRFVGAHAQEPVHTEFLRVAAAIDCGISATDALDDLLVRIDAPGLSLVTLALKVSQRTGAPLADLLSEASSMVGERIELKRRLDVKTSQARMSAHMVAAMPAGMCAVLALLSADFRRGLATPAGVGAVVLGLALNAVALVVIRRIMRVEL, encoded by the coding sequence TTGGCAGGGTTTTCTGTTGCGACGGCGTGCGGGGCGGAACCTCGTGTGCCGCAGGTGCCGCCGGCGGAGCTGGCGCGTCAGGCGCTCGAGACGGTGGCAGAGAGGCTGCCGCGTGAGCTGGTGGAAAACGATCTGCTGAAAAAGATCGCCCGTTCGTGGACATCGCTGGCTCCGGCGCATCGCCTTGGCCTCGTGATCGAAGATGCTTCGGGGCGTTTGGCATTTCTACTGCTATCGAGCGGTGTCTGCTGCGTTTTACTAACGATGGTGTCGTTATCGCCCCTCGGGTTTGCCTTGGGACTTGTTGCTCCGATTGCCGCTGGCGCCGCTCGGGATGGCTTTGAGAGCCGGCGCGAGCAACACGATGCAGAAGAGGCAATGCCCGAGGCGTTTACCGCACTTTCCATGTCGCTTGCCTCGGGACATTCGCTGGCCCAGGGCATGCGCTTTGTGGGCGCTCATGCGCAAGAACCGGTGCATACCGAGTTTTTGCGGGTGGCGGCGGCGATCGATTGCGGTATCTCGGCGACCGACGCGCTCGATGACTTGCTCGTGCGCATCGACGCTCCCGGCCTTTCGCTTGTGACCTTGGCGCTTAAGGTGTCTCAGCGCACCGGTGCTCCGCTTGCCGACTTACTGTCCGAGGCGTCGAGCATGGTGGGGGAGCGCATTGAGCTCAAGCGCCGCCTGGATGTCAAGACGTCGCAGGCTCGCATGTCTGCGCATATGGTCGCGGCGATGCCGGCGGGCATGTGCGCGGTGTTGGCGCTGCTTTCGGCAGATTTTCGTCGCGGTCTTGCGACGCCTGCCGGCGTGGGCGCTGTGGTGCTGGGTCTTGCCCTCAATGCCGTTGCCCTGGTGGTTATCCGACGCATTATGCGGGTGGAGCTATGA
- a CDS encoding type II secretion system F family protein: MSAPVAVAACLCALSVFVATGLDRADARKIAGACKREAVLVAAAGRSVVDALTARVKGAVGVGGPARVSLGEVSEMIDVVRLGLSAGLSFDAALEIFCANRRSVLALRLERACMAWQVGVGTREDELLAAARDLDVRALETFAITVGQALALGAPLAETLAAQSREIRAAHRAAVEREIERAPVKLLIPTGTLILPALLLSILGPLLGAGGMM; encoded by the coding sequence ATGAGCGCCCCGGTTGCAGTTGCGGCTTGCCTGTGCGCCCTGAGTGTATTTGTCGCGACGGGTTTGGATCGGGCGGATGCACGCAAGATCGCAGGGGCCTGCAAGCGCGAGGCGGTGCTGGTCGCTGCCGCGGGTCGCTCAGTGGTCGATGCCCTGACCGCGCGAGTGAAGGGCGCGGTTGGAGTGGGCGGCCCGGCGCGAGTGTCGCTCGGCGAAGTGTCCGAGATGATCGATGTTGTGCGCTTGGGTCTTTCGGCCGGTCTTTCGTTTGATGCGGCGCTTGAGATTTTCTGCGCCAACCGCCGGTCAGTGCTGGCTCTTCGCCTTGAGCGGGCCTGCATGGCGTGGCAGGTGGGCGTGGGCACGCGTGAGGACGAGTTGTTGGCCGCCGCGCGCGACCTGGACGTGCGAGCGCTCGAGACCTTTGCCATCACGGTGGGGCAGGCGCTCGCCCTGGGTGCCCCACTTGCCGAGACGCTGGCCGCTCAAAGTCGCGAGATCCGTGCGGCTCATCGCGCTGCGGTCGAGCGCGAGATCGAGCGTGCGCCCGTCAAGCTGCTGATTCCCACCGGCACGCTCATCTTGCCGGCGTTGCTTCTGTCCATATTGGGCCCGCTGCTGGGAGCAGGCGGGATGATGTAG